In Falco peregrinus isolate bFalPer1 chromosome 9, bFalPer1.pri, whole genome shotgun sequence, the genomic stretch GGCCATACCTGGGGACCCCCCGCTCTTGTGGACCCTGCCATCGCTTCcttctttttagaaataaacCTGTGGCAGAAAgtgtgggagggggctgcagagcctgtgTGCTCCCCTAGGGGCTTGGGGTGAGTAGGGGTGTGTGTGATGTGTCCCCAGTGCCTCTGTGTACCCCAGAGGgtccctggggtgctgccagACAGCCTGTGCCACTCACcatggggtgggcaggaggccTGGGTCCTCAGCAAGCGTGGCTTCTTTGCCGTGGCTACCTGGGAGCCAGCCAGCGTGGGGGGGACAGCATGCCAGTACCCCTCTGCCTGGGCGGTGGGCAGAAAGCATCCGTCCCTGATGTAGGGATGCCAGTGCAGTGAGGCAGTGCAGCCTCCTGCCCCGGCATGGCTGCAGCGTCACCTCCCCTGGGGATGCTCTGGTGGGGACTGGGGCAgtttgcagggaaggaggggCAAGAGCGGAGCTcttgggtgggtggggggaaagtTAGTGAGCTGACAGACACCTCAGCTCCTGTGCTGGGTGTGAGGCTGTGCAGCCTTAGgctgctgggggagaggggctgagGGGGTCTCACTGTTTCCCCAAAGCTGCTTGGCTATGGGGGTGGGGCAggtccctgggctggggcatgAGCCGTGCctgtcctctgctgctggcGGGCTGTGCCTGGTCACGGCTGAGCCCCCTGGACCCTCGCCGTGTGGGTGCTGGCTGTGTGGGCAGTGCCAGGTGCAGGGTGATGGTGCGCAGGGCGGTACCACGTGGCCCCCTCTGTCCATGGGGCTTTATTTACTGactctggtttatttttcctccctacCTGGGGTTCTTGCCTCTTGCTTTTGGCTGGACACCCCGAAGCCACCGCAGTGAGGAGTAGCTGGCTGGTGGGGGAGGGATGCAATGGTGACGGGACCCCCTCCATCACAACCAGGGAGCAGGGACTGGCTGATGGGCAGCCTGGGTGCCCccctgcctggggaaggggtgcTGAGGGGTCTGGAGCCCACAGCTCGGGGGGGGGATTCCTGGCAGGGCCGtgcccagccctgagccctggCTGGGCGATGCTCTCCGCAGCGCGGAGGCGTTTCATACCTAATGGCCTTTGATGGATCTTTCTTCCAGGAACTCAGTGCagagagctttttttttaattttattttttaattttctttctaatctcTTTTAAACACAGccacgggctggggggcagctctcagcaggGCTTAGATCAGCTAAGGTGGCGGCAGCACTCCTGCTGTCCtcatctccccttcccctggccctgagtgggctgggggctgagcaTCTTCTCGCTGTGGGGCCATGATGGCCTGGACCCCTTCCCTGAACGGGGAGGGCGGGCACAGTGGCCAGCTGTCCCCTCTCCTGCACCCGGGGTGCCCTGCTTTTTGCTCCCTACTGGAGGTGGGGTGGCTTTGAGTCGCTGCTTGTTTTTCCCCCACCTCACAGCCCATCTGTTCGATGGCCCTTTGCCAccgtgggtgggtgggggtgccACCCGTGAGCTGCGCAGCCCCCCCGTGGGGCGGGGCACTGGGGTCCCCGCATGGGTTGCAGAGCCATACGGTGGGGGCTCATCCGTGGGTCGTGGGGGTCCGCCAGTGGTCGCGGAATCCCCGCACGAGGCTGGGTGGTGGGGACCGCCTGTGGGTCTGGGGCTCGCGTGGGCTGGGCGGTGCCCGGGGGGGGATGCCGCAAGCTGTGACGTCAGCGGCGCTGCGCCAatgggctgggggcggggcggggccggggggggggggccgggctgcTCCGGGGGGACCGAGCTGCTGCGGGCCGGCGCGGGGTGTCCCGCTGCCCCCATGCAGGGGATGGGGAGCCTGCGGCTGGGCAGCCGCGCCGTCATGTACACGGCCGAGACCCTGCCCAAGGGCAAGAACCGGGTGATGGGGGTGAGTCGGGGGGCGAGGTGGGGGGCTGGCACACCtggacaccccccaccccacccccgcctccAACCCCCTGGGCTTTCTGCCCCACCGAGGGATGCTGTGGCCCCGGAGCGGCTCGGGGACCGGGGCACCCCTGTCTCCGCGGTGTGTGTGCGGGGGTGTTGACCCCAGCCTCACCCTGCCCCACGGCACAGACCATCCAGATCATGACCGGCTTCATGTACATCGGCTTCGGGATCGTCCTGACCACGCTCACCAGCGTCTACACCTCCGTCTTCGTCATCGGCGAGATCCCCTTCCTGGGCGGCGTGTCCGTGCGTAGCTGGGGCAGGGGACGGGTGCCCACGGGAGAGAGATGCCCATGGGGAAGGGATGCCTACAGGAGACGGATGCTCACCAGGGAAGAATGCTCACCAAAGAGAGATGCCCACGGGGGGAAGGATGCCCACCAGGGAGAGATGCCCACTGGGGAGAGATTCCCACCAAGGAGGTGCCCGCCAGAGTCCCAGGAATGGGGACAGGGGGTTCTGGTTCAGCAGCTGTAAAGCTCAAGGGCTAACAACAGACAAGGGGGGGTCACTGTGCCCCCGCTTGTGGGGGCACACTGTGGGGCTGTGCCTGTGGATAGCTTGTTAGTGTTGGGTGGGTGTTCAGTGCCCTGTGGCTGTGCAGGTTTGGGGGGCTCAGGGTGACCGTGGTGGTGGCTGACTGTCCCCCTCTGTCCCGGTGCAGTTCATCATCTCAGGCTGCCTCTCCATCGGGGCGGAGAAGAGCCCCACAGAGTGTGCGGTGAGTGACCCCAGGGATCCCCACCGCTGCCCTGTTTCCTGGATGAAGGGATCCTGGGAGGCGGGgagctgctcagccccaggTGAAACCCACTGGGGCAAGGCCACATTTGAAGCTTGTGTCAGGGTTATTTCTGGAAACAAGCAAtatgaaggaggaaaggaaaaaaacaacccaatgACAGCCTGCGCTGTTACCCGTGGCcagtccccagggctcagccaggcAAAGCCAGGGTGGTGGGTGTCCCCACGAGCTTTGGGGTCTGACATCTaccccagagctgcccccaaAGCCTCTCTGCACCCGCAGGTAAAGGGCAGCCAGACCATGAACATCATCAGCGCCATCTTCGCTCTGCTGGGCATTGTCGCCTTCATCGTAGACCTCAACCTGAACGGGCTGTACCGCTCCAGCTTCGACTACTACAGCTATCTCATCCCGGTAAGCGGGGGCACAACTGGCTCCCCCATCTCTGCCTTAGGAGCAGCggtgcccagggctggctgaGCCTGCCCGGATGGGGCTAAGCCTTTTGGGACCTTCCCCTGTCCCCTTTTCTATCCTTTCACCCCCCCAGGGGCTGTTGTGCCTCCTCCCTGGATGCCCCCTGAGCCCCTCCGTGGGAGGGTCTTTGCCAGGCTCCTCTGCGGGGTTCAGCTCCATCACGGTTGGGAGCCCGTGGCCGGCGGCACCCCGACCATGGGGCCGTCTGCCGGCACGGCGCTGTGCGCCTGACCTATTTTAGGCTGATAACTCGGGAGATGACTCACGCCCTGGATTCTCCCAGCAAGCCGTAGAAGCGGCAAGGCAGAGGGCTGTGAGTGAGACCTTGGCACCTGCggagccacagctgcagtgcTTGGGTTCGGTGGGAGATGGAAGAGGGGAACCCCAAAATCCTTGCCTCAAAATGTGGGGTGGCGTCCACCCTGTGGGGCTGAGCCCGGGTTTCCTCCTCCTGGGCATTGCTGATGGGGCTTTCCCCATCCTGGAGCTCGCAGGGAACGGGATTTCCATCGTGCTGCTCATCTTCACCATCCTGGAGTTCTGCATCGCTGTGGCCACTGCTAATTTCTGGTGCCGGGCCACCCGTCTCAGCTCCAATGAGGTAGTGCAGGGGGGCGAAGGGCAGTGGGGCTGAGCCCCGGCCAGACCCCCAGCATTGtcgtgcccccctcccccaggccaTGCTGATCGTACCCAGCACCACGCGGGTGGACCTGGCAGTGCCACCGGCTGACCTGCCGCAGCCGCCCAGCTACACTGAGGTGATCCACGATCCCAAAGAGCAGCCCAGCTAGAAGTggagccggggctgggctggctcccAGGAGCAGCGTCCGACCCCTGCCTGCATGACAGACCTCCTCCCACCACCGACGGTGCCTCCCCTGCGCCGGGAAAGCATGTCACCCATTCCCGGGAGCACCCAGGCACCTCCACCTCCCGCATTGGGCGCTGCTCCAGGCATGGGCGGgtgtggggggcaggggggaggccAGAGCCTCCTCAGACCCCACGGGGTGGTGGGTGCCAGGGGCCATCCAGAGCCCTGTCCCCTCctagaagcagcagctctttggTTTCTTTGCAGCTGGCCGCCCCTGAAGTCTAGCGAGGTGCTGGCCCCAAGGACTTCGGTGCAGGGTCCTGCCTCCATGCTCCCGAAAccatccccagccagctccccatgCCCAGGGCTATGGCATCCTCTTCCTACTGCGCTGCAGGTGGGGACACACTGGTACCCCCCTCCTGAAAGCCAGCAAGCACCCTGGATTTGCCCCCTCCTCGCCCATCTCCTGCCCCCGCGCTAGGTCACAAAGAGAGACTCtttgcctgctgcctgctttggaGAGCGGGCTTCtctggggggggcgggggggggcatCTTGGGGCTTCACGGGGTGTTTCTGCCTATAAATACCTGGCTGGCTCCTGGGGTTCATTCATGTCAGGGATCAGGAGCTCCCCGAGGTCTGGCAGCCGTGTAGCAGGCAGCTTACGGAGACCCCAACATGTGCTGGGAGCCGGGTGGGCAGCCGGACCATCTACCTCTGCTCATATccagtttgctttattttatctttgaaataaatgctCTGTCCAATAAATGTGTCTCCTCGTTTTGGGGATTCTCAGCACAGGAGCTGCAaatcccccccgccccgcagagCCACTGTATGTCAGGCAAAGGATTCATCCTGCCTGGCTTCAGTGGTCTCCTGTCCCCAACACCCTCGCCTGgtctcttccccccccccccccccccccccccccgttacagacacagcagcccgGCTCGCTGTATTtagtgctgctggagcagctggtcTGCCAGCGGCGGTGACGGtgatggcagcagctctgggttcTCACACCGACGGAGGAGCTGCTCCCacggctggggctgctcctcgGGGTGACATGGGGACGCTGGTGGCACATGCTCCCTGTTCCCACAAGGCTGCAAACGTGG encodes the following:
- the LOC129785119 gene encoding membrane-spanning 4-domains subfamily A member 12-like isoform X2, with the translated sequence MQGMGSLRLGSRAVMYTAETLPKGKNRVMGTIQIMTGFMYIGFGIVLTTLTSVYTSVFVIGEIPFLGGVSFIISGCLSIGAEKSPTECAVKGSQTMNIISAIFALLGIVAFIVDLNLNGLYRSSFDYYSYLIPLAGNGISIVLLIFTILEFCIAVATANFWCRATRLSSNEAMLIVPSTTRVDLAVPPADLPQPPSYTELAAPEV
- the LOC129785119 gene encoding membrane-spanning 4-domains subfamily A member 12-like isoform X1; this translates as MQGMGSLRLGSRAVMYTAETLPKGKNRVMGTIQIMTGFMYIGFGIVLTTLTSVYTSVFVIGEIPFLGGVSFIISGCLSIGAEKSPTECAVKGSQTMNIISAIFALLGIVAFIVDLNLNGLYRSSFDYYSYLIPLAGNGISIVLLIFTILEFCIAVATANFWCRATRLSSNEAMLIVPSTTRVDLAVPPADLPQPPSYTEVIHDPKEQPS